The genomic region GCGTGCAGGGCCAAGAGAGACACGGGAAGCTCCGGACTCAGTCTTGATGATCAGGAAAATGGCTGAAGAATCTTGGTATCTCGAAAAGACAGTCAGTTGGGGGAAACGGTTCAAAGCATTGAACGGGACGCTGATTCGTCATCCATCCTTTCAGTTACGATTGGTCATGCTCCTGTTGTATTTTCGACCGTGCAGTACGTGCcgccccaccatcaaccacttCCTTCGTCTGTTCACTGACTGTCCGGCTCCCCTCGCTTTGGCTTCGTTCAGCCAGCTTCGTCAGACGACACGGCGAGGACCCTTTGATTCAGTAAGATACCACACGAGGTTGTCATGAGGCAGAGTGAGTGGAAGAGCTGGGCGCCTATGCGAGTTTACGGACCGGATCCAGTGTGTCTGAAACCTGCATATTCCTTGGGGGCTTTGTTGGCTGACAATGTTGAATACTGCCCTCTCTTGCCATGTTCAGGTGGTCTTGGTAGCCAGCAGTATGGTGTGAAGTATCGAAATGGGCAATCTTTGGCGAGACTCTAATTCGGTCAGAAGATGGTACCGAGAGCTCGTTAAGATTTGGAACTGCCGTCCCATGAGATCCGATCAAGATATCCTTTTTGGCGACCATCACTTTCAGAGTACAGGGACTACTATATTCCGATCTCGGCACATCCGCGATCTCGGAAGTGTATGATAATGCCAACAAAGCCAGAAATACCAATCAAAAAAtcaaagagaaaaaagataGGTCATCGATTAATCATTTcttctcgacctcctccgtcatGGCCTTTCCGGTAATGACATTTTCTTCGCCAACCTGAGGCGGTTCCAAGTCACCCAAATCAGCATTCCGGTTTCCATACCTCCCAATTTTGTACAAAGGCAGTGAGAATAGCGAGTCCATGCTCTCCAAGCTTCGACCTGCCGTCTCCGGCACCATGAAAAACACCCATACCGCACCAAGAATGGTAACGAAGGCAAAGGACCAAAATGTCCCCTTTGGTGAGATGCCTCCCAGTTCCAACTGGAGAAGCATGTTTGGCACAGCCCATGTATTTCCGTATTGGTTGCAAAATGAAACGACATGGCGAGTGAGGTGCAAAAAGCCCGGATTCTCAAGAAAAAGCTCGCCGTGAGTAGATATTGCATGCTGTTCCATCCCAACGCCCAACCGAAACCTGAAATGTAGATCATAGCAATCGCACCCTTGGAAAGTCCTGACTGCGAGGGGCTCAGGAGATAGCCCTCTTGTATGCCCAACTCGGGGACTGCAGTGAGGAAAACGGCAACGTAGATTATCGACACAGCCTGCAAGGTGATGCCAATAAGCAGCGAGCGCTTTCGGCCGATGAagtcgacgaggaagagggcgcaTACCACGGCGGCAGTGAGCTTAACGATGCCAAACACGGCTGTCACCCGAAGCGTCCTGTCTGTTCCAGTTATCTCAAGAATGTTGAACAGGTCTGGGGCGTAGAGTGTGATAGAACCAGCACCAGACCATTGTGATAGTATCTCTGCGCAGATGGTGAGGCATACGCGGTAGAGGTTCTTTGGGACAGTGAATGCCTCCTTCAAGATTCCCATCAATCCAGATCCCACAGTTgcctccatctcttccaaATTGTTTGACGTGATGGCGCTGATCTCCTGAGTTACATAGTCATGTTCTGGGGACAGGTTTCGAAGACGAGCCATGACATGAACGGCCATCTTATGCTGACCTTGTTTGATCAGGTAGCGCGGAGACTCGTGCTGAAAGAGGCTTAAAGTAAATATCAAGACTGCAAAGATGAGATGCAAACTTGTCGGCACTTCCCAACGAGCCGCCTTTGCATCACCCAGGGTGACTTGACAGCAGTAATTCGTAAAGTATGCCAAGACGATGCCCAAGTACACAAAACCAGTGAAGATGCATGTACACAACCTCCTGACATTGGCCGGGGCAATTTCCGCAATGTACACAGGACCAACAACAGGTGTTTGTCCAACGCCAAGTCCGACGATAAACCGACCAGCATATATGGCGCTCAGATTGCCTTTGGCTCCCATGAAGATGACAATACCCAACACCCACAGCAGACAGAGCTGCCGTGTAGCCCAGGTGCGTCCGATCCTGTCACAGATGAGGAAGGCGCTGAAGCTCAAGTCAGCATGACAAACGCGTGACCGGCGACGTGCAGGGTAGTTGGCAGATGGAACCTCGACCTACATCAGAGCACCCCCAACACTCCCTAGTTGAACCATGGAGGACACATTGGCTTAGATGTTGGCTTGCTCAACCTCGGTATAGGAGCTGTAATTGATGGTGCCCTGGAAGTGTTTGCTGTTGAAGGCGCCGCTGATCAAGCCCTCGTCAACGCCTCATGCTGCGACCAAAAGGCCGAAAGAGAATACGGCAAACCGTAATCTCCAATTGAAGACTTCTTTTGGTTCGCCCAAATCCTGGAGCCGAAAGATGTTCACAGGCTTCTTCACGCCCCCCGCCATTCTGTGCTGACACGGCAAAACAAAATACGAAGgagcagaaaaagaaaaaaagcagaACGCAGGTAATCcagatggaaaaggaaacTCGTCTGGGAGGATCACACCTACCTAAGTAGTCCATATGAGGTGGGGTGTCTCTTGGGAACACGCAGAGATGGTGATACGGTGACATGCTAGGTAGACAGAAGGGGCGTCGATTTGCCCTATCCGACGGCGTGGCCCCATGGCGTCACTGAACCATGGTCCGGCAGTTGAACGTCTGCTGCTCGTCGATCTCGTTGATGTAACTTTGTCGGTCTCATTGCGAGTGCAAAGGTGAACGTTGTACTTGTTGTGTGTTACATGTGAATCCCATTCAGGCAGGTGCTGCAAAACCGAGAAATTTTGTGACTGGCCAGCAAGTCCGGAGCCCGGCCTTGTCTCGGCTATTCATAACGAGGGAACCACACTGGGAGTTCCATGGGTAGGTAATTCTGGACTTTGCTGAGATCCTTCGCTACGGTTGGTTGTCTGTGGTTCGGCGAGTTGCAAGTTGGCCACCTTGTCAATGGTGCTGAGATAGACAGTTGTGGGTTTTTTTTCCAGCACGGCACTTAAAGACAATCGAACGGCTCCGAGAGGTGTACTTGATATAAGATAACCGATGCTAGAGAATGATGGTCTCAGGTTGATTTGGACGTTGAAAGAAGCATTTGGTGGCTACTGGTACCCCGGATCTCCAGCAAGGAACTTGAGCCATCCCCACATTATTTCTCCGGGCCTATAACCTACCGTCTTAGTGAAGCGGGGCCCATGTGCCACCGTTTCCCCGTTGGCTTCTTCGACCCAATGGCAACATATGTTAAGAGACAGGCCCCCTTTCTAACACCCGCCGAGTATCCATCACCCTTGCCCATGTCATCAGTCACAATGGGAGGACTACCAGAATACGTCCATGTCAACCACAGAGATGCCCGACTATTTGTCGTCTCGCTCCTCGTAGCCTCTGGATTATCCCTCCAAAATGCCGAAACCGTCGCCCTGGGTCTAGTCCAAGCCGACCTGCGTGGCGTCGAAAGCCACGGTATCAACCGTCTGCCATCTTATCTCGCCCGCATTCGCAATGGAGTCCTTGATCCCAAAGCAGAGCCCACTCTCACTCAAATTACTCCGGTTGTGGCTCAGGTAGATGGTCATAATGGCTTTGGCTTCCCCGCAGCCCACTTGGCGATGAAGACAGCCATCGAGATGGCCAAGACGCTCGGCATTGGAATGGCCAGCGTCAAGCACAGCAACCACTTTGGCATGTCGGCTTGGATCGTGCAGCAAGCTGTTGACGCCgggatgatgagcttggtTTTCACCAACTCATCTCCTGCTCTTCCGGCAtggggtgggaaggagaagcTGCTGGGGGTCTCGCCTATTGCCTGTGGTGCGCCGGGCGGTGAAGGGTCGATACCATTCATATTAGATATGGCGCCCTCGGTTGCGGCGAGAGGAAAGATTCACAAGgcgaagagaagaggggagaAGATACCGGGGGACTGGGCCTTGGATGCTGAAGGGAGACCAACGAATGACCCAGATAAGGCACTCGATGGAGGCGTGATGTTGCCCATGGGTGGACCGAAAGGGTCCGGGTTAGCCATCATGATGGATGTCTTTTCAGGTGTTCTTTCTGGTTCAGCATTTGCCGGCGGTGTCACTGGACCTTATGACATGTCTCAGCCCGGTGATGTCGGACATTTCCTTGTCGCCATCAAGCCGGACCTGTTCATGAGCATGGATGAGTTTAAAGGCCGGATGACAACGTTGTATCATCGAGTGGTGAGTTCAAAGAAAATGGAGGGCGTGGAAAGGATATATTTTCCGGGCGAGATTGAGCTAttgacggagaagaagaggctcgCTGAAGGCATCCCGTTTGTGCAGGCCGAAATTGATGCTCTGAACAAGGAAGCTGAGCTTTTGAAGGTTGGAAAGATTGGAGAAAGTCTTCGACTTGGGTGCCTGTGACCCATCGGTTAAAATTGTGCCAAGCGCATCCTTGCTATCAAATGTATAATAGATAGAGCCTGCCAGTCCCTATTGTTGCTGTTTGGGTAAAGACGATTGAGTGTCCATCAGTCTTGGCATCATCGGACCGAGCCGGGCCGGCAGCTGCTCTTGACGGGTCGGTAGGAACCTTGCTGGCTGAGAACATCAGCTTTCCCACTGCATACAAGATGCGATGGCACCAGGACGAAAACTAAAGTCCGCTGGCCCGGCGCCGCCGTCGTCAACCCTAGTTCTCGATAATGGGGCTGACACCATCAAGGCAGGCTTTGTCaccgtcgacgacgacacgaGCGATAAGGCGCCCCGCGTCATCCCTAACTGCATCGCCCGCGACCGCCACAACAAGACCTATGTCGGCGCCGAGCTGGAAAAGTGCAAGGATT from Podospora bellae-mahoneyi strain CBS 112042 chromosome 4, whole genome shotgun sequence harbors:
- a CDS encoding hypothetical protein (COG:P; EggNog:ENOG503NX4D); amino-acid sequence: MVQLGSVGGALIAFLICDRIGRTWATRQLCLLWVLGIVIFMGAKGNLSAIYAGRFIVGLGVGQTPVVGPVYIAEIAPANVRRLCTCIFTGFVYLGIVLAYFTNYCCQVTLGDAKAARWEVPTSLHLIFAVLIFTLSLFQHESPRYLIKQGQHKMAVHVMARLRNLSPEHDYVTQEISAITSNNLEEMEATVGSGLMGILKEAFTVPKNLYRVCLTICAEILSQWSGAGSITLYAPDLFNILEITGTDRTLRVTAVFGIVKLTAAVVCALFLVDFIGRKRSLLIGITLQAVSIIYVAVFLTAVPELGIQEGYLLSPSQSGLSKGAIAMIYISGFGWALGWNSMQYLLTASFFLRIRAFCTSLAMSFHFATNTEIHGLCQTCFSSWNWEASHQRGHFGPLPSLPFLVRYGCFSWCRRRQVEAWRAWTRYSHCLCTKLGGMETGMLIWVTWNRLRLAKKMSLPERP
- a CDS encoding hypothetical protein (COG:C; EggNog:ENOG503NYKR) — encoded protein: MGGLPEYVHVNHRDARLFVVSLLVASGLSLQNAETVALGLVQADLRGVESHGINRLPSYLARIRNGVLDPKAEPTLTQITPVVAQVDGHNGFGFPAAHLAMKTAIEMAKTLGIGMASVKHSNHFGMSAWIVQQAVDAGMMSLVFTNSSPALPAWGGKEKLLGVSPIACGAPGGEGSIPFILDMAPSVAARGKIHKAKRRGEKIPGDWALDAEGRPTNDPDKALDGGVMLPMGGPKGSGLAIMMDVFSGVLSGSAFAGGVTGPYDMSQPGDVGHFLVAIKPDLFMSMDEFKGRMTTLYHRVVSSKKMEGVERIYFPGEIELLTEKKRLAEGIPFVQAEIDALNKEAELLKVGKIGESLRLGCL